From a region of the Ketobacter sp. MCCC 1A13808 genome:
- the argS gene encoding arginine--tRNA ligase: MKETLLSLLETTFDNLISKGIIPDTTPRRIQVDRTKDKSHGDFASNLAMVLAKPAAQKPRDLAQLIIENLPANQTITKTEIAGPGFINFFINDRARYAAVAQALNDVNGFSSPNVGGGEKVLLEYVSANPTGPMHVGHGRGAAYGSALANLLSATGYEVQREYYINDAGRQADVLAVSVYMRYLEACGESIRIPSRAYPGEYVQTCGEALFKQAGKNYFHTYASVIDGVPEDPEGEGDEIKMAKERHLDALINRVQSLLGDDYRTVQDFGLDTQMASIKATLNAFNVHFDHWFSERSLATSGAIDKAVNRLKQRGHVYEKDGATWLRTSDLGDEKDRVLIRDNGLHTYFAADVAYHLNKLDRGFENLIDVWGADHHGYIARVRAAIEALTGKGDLFHVALIQFVTLSSGRMGKRSGNFVTLSQLIDEAGNDATRFFYLTRSPEQHLEFDIDLARSQTADNPVFYLQYAHARVCSMIRELGERNLSYNQEAGLAALAQLPESNIEDLAKRLAAWPESVANAARNRAPHQLTYTLRDLAQDFHTWYNSNKVLVDDDTLRNGRMAMAIAVKNVIANGLRLLGVNAPEKM; the protein is encoded by the coding sequence ATGAAAGAAACTCTGTTAAGCCTGCTGGAAACCACATTTGATAACCTGATTAGCAAGGGCATCATTCCGGACACCACCCCAAGGCGAATCCAGGTGGACCGCACCAAAGACAAATCACACGGCGATTTCGCCTCCAATCTGGCCATGGTGCTGGCAAAACCGGCAGCACAAAAGCCTCGCGATCTGGCTCAGCTTATAATTGAAAACCTGCCCGCCAATCAAACCATCACCAAAACAGAAATAGCCGGGCCCGGTTTTATTAATTTTTTTATTAATGACCGCGCGCGCTACGCAGCTGTAGCGCAGGCACTGAACGATGTTAATGGGTTTTCCTCCCCCAACGTCGGTGGCGGTGAAAAAGTGCTATTGGAATATGTATCGGCCAATCCCACCGGCCCCATGCACGTCGGTCACGGGCGTGGCGCCGCCTATGGTTCGGCTTTAGCCAATTTGCTCAGTGCCACCGGGTATGAGGTGCAGCGGGAGTACTACATTAACGATGCCGGCCGGCAGGCCGATGTATTGGCCGTTTCCGTGTATATGCGTTACCTGGAAGCCTGTGGTGAAAGTATCCGGATTCCGTCGCGGGCCTATCCGGGCGAATATGTGCAAACCTGCGGTGAAGCACTATTTAAACAAGCCGGGAAAAACTACTTCCACACCTACGCCAGCGTGATCGATGGCGTACCGGAAGACCCGGAGGGCGAAGGCGATGAGATTAAAATGGCCAAAGAGCGCCACCTGGATGCCTTAATCAATCGGGTGCAAAGCCTGCTCGGCGATGACTACCGAACCGTGCAGGATTTTGGTTTGGACACCCAAATGGCATCCATTAAAGCCACCCTGAACGCGTTCAATGTGCACTTTGATCACTGGTTTTCGGAACGCAGCCTGGCCACCAGCGGCGCTATCGACAAAGCGGTCAATCGGCTCAAACAACGCGGACACGTTTATGAAAAAGACGGAGCCACCTGGTTACGCACTTCGGATCTGGGTGACGAAAAAGACCGTGTCCTGATTCGGGACAATGGCTTACATACCTACTTTGCTGCCGATGTCGCCTATCACCTGAACAAACTGGATCGCGGTTTTGAAAACCTGATTGATGTCTGGGGCGCTGATCACCACGGGTATATCGCCCGGGTGCGTGCGGCCATTGAAGCCCTAACCGGCAAAGGCGATTTATTCCACGTTGCTTTAATCCAGTTTGTCACGCTCTCCTCCGGCCGCATGGGGAAACGCTCGGGCAACTTTGTCACCTTGTCCCAACTGATCGACGAAGCCGGTAATGACGCCACCCGCTTTTTTTATCTGACCCGGTCACCGGAACAGCATTTGGAATTTGATATTGACCTGGCACGCTCACAAACCGCCGACAACCCGGTGTTCTATTTGCAATATGCCCACGCCCGCGTGTGCAGCATGATACGGGAATTGGGCGAGCGCAATCTGAGCTACAATCAAGAGGCAGGTCTGGCCGCATTGGCCCAGCTACCGGAGAGCAACATCGAAGATCTGGCGAAACGTCTGGCTGCCTGGCCGGAATCGGTTGCCAACGCCGCCCGCAACCGGGCACCGCACCAATTAACGTATACATTGAGGGACCTGGCGCAGGATTTTCACACCTGGTACAACAGCAACAAAGTTCTGGTGGACGATGACACTCTTCGCAACGGTCGCATGGCCATGGCGATCGCAGTGAAAAACGTGATTGCCAACGGGCTCAGGTTGCTGGGTGTGAACGCTCCCGAAAAAATGTAG
- a CDS encoding SPOR domain-containing protein, which yields MAKSESGIPPWVWLFTGVITGLFLAFLYYLTGVKPTEQQLQQVEMKAPTLNGKGKSSPKFDFYTLLPDREVVAPEAAAEPKAGKNSNTKAIKGETFIIQTGSFRSAAEADHRRAEMILMGLDVQIQKVELNPGESWHRVQIGPFDNPSALESAKTTLANNHIEHIVLRLKK from the coding sequence TTGGCAAAATCTGAATCCGGTATACCACCTTGGGTATGGCTGTTCACCGGTGTTATCACCGGCCTGTTTCTGGCATTTCTGTATTATCTCACCGGCGTCAAACCCACCGAGCAACAGTTACAACAGGTGGAGATGAAAGCCCCCACCCTGAACGGCAAAGGCAAAAGCAGCCCGAAATTTGATTTTTATACCTTACTGCCCGACCGCGAAGTGGTCGCACCAGAGGCCGCGGCAGAACCCAAGGCCGGCAAGAACAGCAACACCAAAGCCATCAAAGGTGAGACTTTCATCATCCAGACCGGGTCCTTCCGCTCCGCTGCAGAAGCGGATCACCGCAGGGCCGAAATGATACTAATGGGGCTCGATGTGCAAATCCAGAAAGTGGAACTGAACCCGGGTGAAAGCTGGCACCGCGTGCAAATAGGCCCCTTCGACAACCCCTCTGCTCTTGAAAGCGCTAAAACCACTCTGGCCAACAACCATATCGAACACATTGTTTTACGCTTGAAAAAGTAG
- the hslV gene encoding ATP-dependent protease subunit HslV, protein MPPGGTTYTILAKGSPVEQYRGTTILSARRNGKVVIGGDGQVSMGNTVMKGNARKVRRLYNNNVLAGFAGGTADAFTLFERFEAKLEKHQGNLTRAAVELAKDWRTERALRRLEALLAVADKDASLIITGNGDVIQPENDLIAIGSGGPFAQSAARALLENTELSAREIVEKGLNIAADICIYTNHNQTIEELDCA, encoded by the coding sequence ATGCCGCCAGGCGGTACGACGTATACAATCTTGGCAAAAGGATCTCCTGTGGAACAATATCGAGGCACCACCATTCTTTCGGCCCGCCGCAACGGCAAAGTCGTAATCGGCGGCGATGGTCAGGTCAGCATGGGCAATACCGTGATGAAGGGCAACGCGCGCAAGGTTCGGCGCCTGTACAATAACAACGTGTTGGCGGGATTTGCCGGCGGTACTGCTGACGCGTTCACGCTATTTGAACGTTTTGAAGCCAAGCTGGAAAAGCATCAGGGCAACCTCACCCGCGCCGCGGTGGAGTTGGCCAAAGACTGGCGCACCGAACGCGCGTTGCGCCGCCTGGAAGCGCTACTAGCCGTTGCTGATAAGGACGCCTCCCTGATTATCACCGGCAACGGCGATGTGATTCAGCCGGAAAACGACCTGATCGCCATTGGTTCCGGCGGACCGTTTGCCCAGTCCGCCGCCCGCGCCCTGCTGGAGAACACCGAACTCTCTGCCCGCGAAATAGTCGAAAAAGGGCTCAACATCGCCGCAGATATCTGCATATATACCAATCACAACCAAACTATTGAAGAACTGGATTGCGCCTAA
- the hslU gene encoding HslU--HslV peptidase ATPase subunit, which translates to MSNMTPREIVDELNKHIIGQQDAKRAVAVALRNRWRRMQLDSELRAEISPKNILMIGPTGVGKTEIARRLAKLARAPFIKVEATKFTEVGYVGRDVESIIRDLADSAIKMMREEQMNRMRSQAEDAAEDRILDALIPPARDQWGNNDEKPDESSTRQMFRKKLRQGELDEKEIEIEVSAASVGVEIMAPPGMEEMTSQLQNMFSNLSTGKKKKNRMKVADAYKIVRDEEAAKLVNEDELKAKAVEAVEQNGIVFLDEIDKVAKRSETSGTDVSREGVQRDLLPLIEGCTVTTKYGQVKTDHILFIASGAFHLAKPSDLVPELQGRLPIRVELQALTADDFERILIEPDASLTEQYKALIETEGLNINFEKDAIRRLAEVAFQVNETTENIGARRLHTVMERLLEEISFTASDMALSSGKNPFIIDAAYVNERLGNLAGDEDLSRYIL; encoded by the coding sequence ATGTCCAATATGACCCCCCGTGAAATTGTCGATGAATTGAACAAACACATTATTGGCCAGCAGGACGCCAAGCGCGCGGTTGCCGTTGCTCTTCGTAATCGCTGGCGCCGCATGCAGCTTGACAGCGAACTACGTGCGGAGATATCACCCAAAAACATTCTGATGATCGGCCCCACCGGGGTCGGTAAGACCGAAATCGCACGACGCTTAGCGAAGCTTGCAAGAGCCCCATTCATTAAGGTTGAAGCAACCAAGTTTACCGAAGTCGGCTATGTTGGCAGGGATGTCGAATCCATAATCCGTGATTTGGCCGACAGCGCCATCAAAATGATGCGCGAAGAACAAATGAACCGCATGCGTAGCCAGGCAGAAGATGCCGCCGAAGACCGTATCCTGGATGCATTGATCCCCCCCGCCCGGGATCAATGGGGCAACAACGACGAAAAGCCGGATGAATCGTCCACCCGCCAGATGTTTCGTAAAAAACTGCGCCAGGGTGAACTGGACGAAAAAGAGATTGAGATAGAAGTATCGGCTGCCTCCGTCGGTGTTGAAATCATGGCACCGCCGGGCATGGAAGAAATGACCAGCCAACTGCAAAATATGTTTTCCAATCTCAGTACCGGCAAAAAGAAAAAGAATCGCATGAAAGTGGCCGACGCCTATAAAATCGTGCGCGACGAAGAAGCCGCCAAGCTGGTCAACGAAGACGAGCTCAAAGCTAAAGCGGTGGAAGCCGTTGAACAAAACGGCATCGTGTTCCTGGATGAAATCGACAAGGTGGCGAAACGCTCTGAAACCTCCGGCACCGATGTGTCACGGGAAGGGGTTCAGCGCGACCTGCTGCCGCTTATCGAAGGTTGTACCGTCACCACTAAATACGGCCAGGTGAAAACCGACCATATTCTGTTTATCGCCTCCGGCGCATTTCATCTTGCCAAGCCCTCGGACTTAGTACCGGAATTGCAAGGCCGTTTACCGATCCGCGTTGAACTGCAGGCGCTGACTGCCGATGATTTCGAGCGCATCCTGATCGAGCCGGACGCCTCACTCACCGAACAATACAAAGCGCTGATCGAAACCGAAGGTTTGAATATCAATTTTGAAAAAGACGCGATCCGGCGTTTGGCGGAAGTGGCCTTTCAGGTCAATGAAACCACCGAAAATATCGGTGCGCGGCGCTTGCACACCGTGATGGAACGCTTGCTGGAGGAAATCTCTTTCACGGCATCGGACATGGCCCTGAGTAGCGGTAAGAATCCGTTTATCATCGACGCTGCGTACGTCAATGAACGCCTGGGCAACCTGGCCGGCGACGAAGATTTAAGCCGCTACATTCTCTAA
- a CDS encoding gamma-butyrobetaine hydroxylase-like domain-containing protein has product MTPTPSEIKLHTESKEMELVYDGESHRLSYEMLRVLSPSAEVQGHGQPILQHGKKMVTIRNIEPIGNYAIKITFDDGHDSGLYSWSYLHKLCVEKAQLWADYLNQLEKAGKSRGSAVIGSWKPD; this is encoded by the coding sequence ATGACCCCCACGCCCTCTGAAATAAAGCTACATACGGAATCCAAGGAAATGGAGCTGGTGTACGACGGCGAAAGTCATCGCCTTAGCTACGAAATGCTGCGGGTGCTGTCGCCCTCTGCAGAAGTCCAGGGCCATGGCCAACCCATTTTGCAACATGGCAAAAAAATGGTGACTATCCGCAATATCGAGCCTATCGGTAATTACGCAATCAAAATCACGTTCGATGATGGTCATGATTCCGGGTTGTACTCGTGGAGTTATCTGCACAAACTGTGCGTTGAGAAAGCACAGCTTTGGGCAGATTACCTGAACCAGTTGGAAAAAGCCGGAAAGTCCAGGGGATCTGCGGTTATCGGTAGCTGGAAGCCCGATTGA
- a CDS encoding acyltransferase family protein, with protein MLPKTVLLPWQALKSNTRSAFIRPANNVDYIDGLRGLSCLAILLYHSFFLSSIYLPFEEFDQFVKSTPGYLTWIWGLDKSVDVFFTISGFLIGRLLFLEYRKHSTLDLKTFYWRRYLRLTPAYLFAIGVFYLLAPASMSANLWANLLYVNNFLPLETMSMSWTWTLAVEEQFYLLFPLLLLWLILPSGRPLFWLLVLFLSSSLIIAVVSFLDQRIWHWTYAEAFSSKENIVHYFDRIYVNIYTRFGPLVAGAIVAYLHVHHSPAVDRFLQNRGRKTTLTLIALLIIVVGIFMNGNKHWLGDSVWLSRIQQLTDRNLFAIALCWIIVICGDAGLAGRTFRALLGARLWYPFAQFSYTLYLFHYMLAIPLVGSVIKTVQANLRTEGMVDHHWMLLTFAVLLLCTLPICYITYVLIEKPFMNLRGKGKQQNKPARSVAAPSE; from the coding sequence ATGCTGCCCAAAACCGTTCTCCTGCCCTGGCAGGCGCTGAAATCCAATACCCGCTCGGCCTTTATCCGACCGGCCAACAATGTGGACTACATTGACGGATTGCGCGGTTTATCCTGCCTTGCCATCCTGCTTTACCACAGCTTTTTTCTGAGTTCGATTTACCTGCCCTTCGAGGAATTCGACCAATTCGTCAAAAGCACTCCGGGTTATCTCACCTGGATCTGGGGGCTGGATAAATCGGTCGATGTGTTTTTTACCATCAGCGGTTTTCTGATCGGGCGATTGTTGTTTCTGGAATATCGCAAGCACTCGACTCTGGACCTGAAGACATTCTATTGGCGTCGCTATCTGCGGCTAACACCGGCTTACCTATTTGCAATAGGGGTATTTTATCTTCTGGCACCCGCGTCCATGTCGGCCAACCTCTGGGCCAACTTACTGTATGTGAATAATTTTTTGCCATTGGAAACCATGTCCATGAGCTGGACCTGGACACTGGCCGTGGAAGAACAGTTTTATCTACTTTTCCCTTTGCTGTTGCTGTGGCTGATCCTGCCTTCCGGACGCCCCTTATTCTGGCTGTTGGTCCTGTTTTTGAGTTCCTCGCTGATCATCGCGGTGGTGAGTTTCCTGGATCAGAGGATCTGGCATTGGACCTACGCCGAAGCCTTTAGCAGCAAAGAAAACATCGTTCATTATTTCGATCGTATCTACGTCAACATCTACACCCGATTCGGGCCGCTGGTCGCGGGTGCCATCGTCGCCTATCTACACGTTCACCACAGCCCTGCCGTTGATCGTTTTTTACAAAACAGGGGACGCAAGACCACACTAACCCTAATCGCCCTACTCATTATCGTGGTCGGCATCTTTATGAACGGGAACAAACACTGGCTGGGGGATTCTGTCTGGTTAAGCCGGATTCAGCAACTTACAGACCGCAACCTGTTCGCTATCGCATTGTGCTGGATAATCGTGATCTGCGGCGATGCCGGGTTGGCTGGCCGGACTTTCCGCGCCTTGCTGGGTGCGCGCCTCTGGTATCCGTTTGCCCAATTTTCCTACACCCTGTATTTGTTCCATTACATGCTGGCGATCCCCCTGGTCGGTTCGGTAATCAAAACCGTTCAGGCCAATCTACGTACGGAAGGCATGGTCGACCACCATTGGATGCTACTGACCTTCGCAGTGCTCCTCCTGTGTACTTTGCCCATTTGCTATATCACCTATGTACTGATTGAAAAGCCGTTTATGAATCTGCGGGGCAAAGGCAAGCAGCAAAACAAACCGGCCCGCTCCGTTGCGGCACCTTCAGAATAG
- a CDS encoding ABC1 kinase family protein: MLNDLYSRFNSVVTGSERYLTATRVGFEIEQSYRSYRNQATDLPPLEQRKLLAQTHFKGAQKLTKLFHDNGAIWVKFGQFLSSRSDILPMQYVAELEKLQDDAKPVGFDQIDQVLTREWGPRWRDQFAEFSDKPVAAASVAQVHKAVLKSGEAVAVKVQLPQARKLFKQDSMVFKALGTFGSVLVSQFDLKQVIDQIVSMTLRELDFLTEEANLQKFAALPHPPLIHVPAMHKQLSTSRVLVTEWIDGTRLTDYLNKNPAKAEGLLREMLRCYVQQITVFGIYHADPHPGNFLVMEDDRVAVLDYGAIGELTPEETQNYAVLLQVLFGKLQVDEPLSELFRKAGFVARDQQVFEEVAELVLKENLRNHEATDVLALVMDKMRDLRVTIPNSFVSLARVVLTFGGLLKTYRVSVD; encoded by the coding sequence ATGCTAAATGATCTATACAGCAGGTTTAATTCCGTGGTCACCGGCAGTGAACGGTATTTGACGGCCACCCGGGTGGGGTTCGAAATTGAGCAATCCTACCGCAGTTACCGCAATCAGGCGACTGACCTGCCTCCTCTTGAACAGCGTAAACTCCTGGCTCAAACCCATTTTAAAGGCGCGCAGAAATTGACGAAGTTGTTCCATGATAATGGCGCAATCTGGGTTAAATTCGGCCAGTTTCTTAGCTCTCGCTCCGATATTCTGCCAATGCAATACGTTGCCGAACTCGAGAAGCTGCAAGACGACGCGAAGCCCGTTGGGTTTGACCAAATTGATCAGGTGTTGACACGCGAATGGGGGCCTCGCTGGCGGGATCAGTTTGCAGAGTTCAGCGATAAACCGGTCGCGGCGGCATCGGTCGCCCAGGTGCACAAGGCTGTGCTTAAGTCCGGCGAGGCCGTTGCAGTGAAAGTGCAGTTACCGCAAGCACGAAAATTGTTTAAACAGGATTCAATGGTGTTCAAAGCCTTGGGCACTTTTGGTTCAGTTCTGGTCAGCCAGTTTGATTTGAAACAGGTTATAGATCAGATTGTTTCCATGACTCTGCGCGAGCTGGATTTCCTGACAGAGGAAGCCAATCTGCAAAAGTTTGCTGCCTTACCGCACCCTCCGTTGATTCATGTTCCTGCGATGCACAAGCAGCTCAGTACGAGCCGTGTGTTGGTGACGGAATGGATCGATGGCACACGTCTGACGGATTATCTGAATAAGAATCCGGCGAAAGCGGAAGGGTTATTGCGGGAGATGTTGCGTTGCTATGTCCAGCAGATCACCGTGTTCGGTATTTACCATGCGGATCCGCATCCGGGTAATTTTCTGGTTATGGAGGATGATCGGGTGGCGGTACTGGATTACGGGGCCATTGGCGAACTTACCCCGGAAGAAACACAGAATTACGCAGTGCTGCTGCAGGTGTTGTTCGGCAAGCTCCAGGTGGATGAGCCGTTAAGCGAGTTATTCCGTAAAGCCGGTTTTGTTGCCCGGGATCAGCAGGTGTTTGAAGAAGTCGCAGAGCTGGTGCTGAAAGAAAACCTGCGTAACCACGAAGCCACTGATGTATTGGCGCTGGTGATGGATAAAATGCGCGATCTGCGCGTTACTATACCCAACTCTTTTGTTTCTCTGGCCCGGGTGGTGCTCACTTTTGGCGGCTTGCTTAAGACCTATCGCGTTTCCGTAGACTAG
- the ubiE gene encoding bifunctional demethylmenaquinone methyltransferase/2-methoxy-6-polyprenyl-1,4-benzoquinol methylase UbiE: MSNEKTTHFGYKTVPTQEKQKFVGEVFHSVAGKYDLMNDLMSMGVHRLWKRYTIEMSGARPGQTILDLAGGTGDLTMKFSRIVGDSGRVVLSDINSSMLQVGRDKLLDHGYAGNIEYVQANAESLPFADNSFDCITIAFGLRNVTDKQTALESMTRVLKPGGRLLVLEFSKPTNPTFERIYDRYSFSVLPFMGRLVTNDAESYRYLAESIRMHPDQKTLKHMMRKAGLDRVDYHNLTGGVVALHRGFKY; encoded by the coding sequence ATGTCTAACGAAAAAACCACTCATTTCGGCTATAAAACCGTTCCCACCCAAGAGAAGCAAAAATTCGTGGGTGAGGTCTTTCACTCCGTCGCAGGCAAGTACGATCTAATGAACGATCTGATGTCGATGGGCGTGCACCGGTTATGGAAGCGCTACACCATAGAAATGAGCGGAGCACGACCAGGGCAGACGATACTGGATCTGGCCGGCGGCACCGGCGACCTGACCATGAAGTTTTCGCGCATCGTGGGCGATTCCGGCAGAGTGGTGTTATCCGACATCAACTCGTCCATGCTACAGGTCGGACGCGACAAGCTGCTTGACCACGGTTACGCCGGCAATATCGAATATGTGCAGGCCAACGCCGAAAGCCTGCCCTTCGCGGACAACAGCTTCGACTGCATAACCATCGCCTTCGGTCTGCGTAACGTCACCGACAAACAAACCGCCCTGGAATCCATGACCCGGGTACTCAAACCAGGCGGCCGCTTACTGGTGCTGGAATTTTCCAAACCCACCAACCCCACCTTTGAACGCATCTATGATCGCTACTCGTTTAGCGTACTGCCCTTTATGGGGCGACTGGTGACTAACGACGCCGAAAGCTATCGTTACCTGGCGGAATCGATCCGCATGCATCCGGACCAGAAGACGTTGAAACACATGATGCGCAAAGCCGGGCTCGACCGGGTCGATTACCACAACCTGACCGGCGGCGTCGTGGCTTTACACCGGGGCTTCAAATACTAA
- a CDS encoding SCP2 domain-containing protein, whose product MDPHRQSLIPVFLTQQLERTANRTLMYAPVTRMQLVKLKGRTLALELEKPHFPLYLEVGKRQLRFQSRWDAPADVTIRGPALSLLRQMSHQDNTPADLMKLGIEIDGDQQLAQQFLVILRDLDMDFESLLGDVVGDVAAHQISTVARVGLSWFRSTAKTVLQQSRHLLVEEQEWLISPQLFRRFRSDVEELREGSDRLQARLTRFQSRLQSRNENPLNQDKADS is encoded by the coding sequence ATGGACCCCCATCGCCAGTCACTGATACCGGTATTTCTGACACAACAGTTAGAGCGCACGGCCAATCGCACTTTAATGTATGCCCCCGTTACCCGGATGCAGTTGGTAAAATTAAAAGGGAGAACACTGGCCCTGGAGCTGGAAAAGCCGCACTTCCCTCTTTATTTGGAGGTGGGAAAGCGCCAACTGCGCTTTCAAAGCCGATGGGATGCCCCTGCAGATGTTACGATCCGGGGCCCGGCCTTATCGTTATTGCGGCAAATGAGCCACCAGGACAATACCCCTGCGGACCTGATGAAACTGGGCATAGAGATCGACGGTGACCAGCAACTAGCGCAACAATTTCTGGTGATCCTGCGGGATCTGGATATGGACTTCGAAAGCCTGCTGGGCGATGTAGTCGGCGATGTCGCTGCCCACCAGATCAGCACCGTGGCGCGGGTCGGGTTAAGCTGGTTTCGCAGTACCGCCAAAACCGTACTGCAGCAATCCAGACACTTACTGGTCGAAGAACAGGAGTGGCTGATTTCACCGCAGCTATTTCGCCGCTTTCGCAGCGATGTGGAAGAGCTTAGAGAGGGCAGTGACCGACTCCAGGCACGCCTAACACGCTTTCAAAGCCGCCTGCAAAGCAGAAACGAGAACCCGCTAAACCAGGACAAAGCCGACTCTTGA
- the ubiB gene encoding 2-polyprenylphenol 6-hydroxylase: MRRLFRLLTIYAVFARYRLDELLPDHAASGIVKFFIRLHPAAWTASTQVHPWGRLRLALEQLGPVFIKFGQLLSTRHDLLPEEAIGDLANLQDNVPPFGEQAAFDIIEAELKGTTEALFGHLERTPLASASVAQVHAGSLKDGREIVVKVIRPGIETLVQRDLALLLTGARWLQKIVPETKRFHPVQVVTDYRHILLGELDLGQEAANGAQFRRNFADSPVLYVPEVHWNLSTNKVLTMERVYGVPVSDTQSMLAAGVSLEHLSELGVEIFFTQVFRDNFFHADMHPGNVMVSLKDPQNPQYLSLDCAIVGSLSKQERFLLARQLMALLDKDYEQIAILMVEAGWVPQSTRIHEFQNALRTVLEPVLERPLNEIEFGPILIRLFQTARRFEMQALPQFMLLEKTLIHVEGLGRQLYPELDIWEIGRPLLEQWLRDQIGPGAIMQTIKRNGPALIEQIPHIPKLAWDALQEMRKLSENQQKLLQQVEQGHLKQLRRDRIITLLGLIGLGAGLSWGFNPHWSLSWSEIPLGAWVISALGASLILTRLRSNPDD; encoded by the coding sequence TTGAGACGATTATTCCGATTACTCACCATATATGCCGTGTTCGCCCGCTATCGACTGGATGAATTGCTGCCCGACCACGCTGCCAGCGGAATCGTAAAATTCTTCATTCGCTTGCACCCTGCAGCCTGGACGGCGTCCACCCAAGTTCACCCCTGGGGCAGGCTAAGGCTGGCGCTGGAACAACTGGGGCCGGTGTTCATTAAATTCGGCCAGCTGCTGTCCACCCGTCACGACTTACTCCCGGAAGAAGCCATAGGCGACCTGGCCAATCTGCAGGACAACGTGCCCCCGTTCGGCGAACAAGCGGCTTTTGACATCATTGAAGCTGAGCTGAAAGGCACGACAGAAGCGCTTTTCGGGCATCTGGAACGCACACCGCTGGCCTCAGCCTCGGTAGCCCAAGTCCACGCAGGCAGCCTTAAGGACGGCCGGGAAATTGTCGTTAAAGTAATCCGCCCCGGTATCGAAACGCTGGTGCAGCGAGATCTGGCACTGTTACTGACCGGCGCACGCTGGCTGCAAAAAATAGTCCCGGAAACGAAACGTTTTCACCCGGTTCAGGTGGTCACGGACTACCGACATATTTTATTAGGGGAATTGGACCTGGGGCAGGAAGCCGCCAACGGCGCCCAGTTCCGTCGCAACTTCGCAGACTCACCGGTCCTGTACGTGCCGGAAGTGCACTGGAATTTGAGTACCAACAAGGTGCTTACCATGGAGCGGGTTTACGGTGTACCCGTATCCGACACCCAGTCCATGCTGGCTGCCGGAGTCAGCCTGGAGCATCTGTCTGAGCTTGGCGTAGAGATCTTTTTTACCCAGGTATTCCGGGATAATTTCTTTCATGCGGACATGCATCCCGGCAATGTTATGGTGTCCCTGAAAGATCCGCAGAACCCACAATATCTGTCCCTGGATTGCGCCATTGTCGGCTCCCTCAGCAAACAGGAGCGCTTCCTGCTGGCCCGCCAGCTCATGGCACTGCTGGATAAGGACTACGAACAGATTGCCATTTTAATGGTGGAAGCTGGCTGGGTGCCGCAGTCTACCCGCATCCATGAATTCCAGAATGCGCTGCGAACCGTGCTGGAACCGGTATTGGAAAGGCCACTCAATGAAATCGAATTCGGCCCCATTCTGATTCGCCTGTTCCAGACCGCCAGACGCTTTGAAATGCAGGCCTTACCCCAGTTCATGCTGTTGGAGAAAACCCTGATTCATGTAGAAGGATTGGGGCGGCAGCTATACCCGGAGCTGGATATCTGGGAAATCGGCCGCCCTTTGCTGGAACAATGGCTCAGGGATCAAATCGGCCCCGGCGCCATAATGCAGACCATCAAGCGGAACGGCCCGGCCCTGATCGAACAAATTCCGCATATTCCGAAATTAGCCTGGGATGCGCTGCAAGAGATGCGTAAACTCAGTGAGAACCAGCAAAAGTTGCTGCAGCAAGTTGAACAAGGCCACCTGAAACAGCTGCGCCGTGATCGCATCATCACATTGCTCGGCCTGATTGGCTTAGGCGCAGGACTGAGTTGGGGCTTTAATCCGCATTGGTCTCTGAGCTGGAGTGAGATCCCGCTGGGGGCCTGGGTGATATCAGCCCTGGGGGCGTCCCTGATTCTGACCCGCTTGCGGTCCAACCCTGATGATTGA
- a CDS encoding phosphoribosyl-ATP diphosphatase has product MNDILVALDKVLEERRQSEPESSYVSGLYHKGLNKILEKVGEEATETLLAAKDAELSQSYDDVIYETADLWFHSLVMLHKLGLSSTDIMKELERRFDLSGLAEKESRSK; this is encoded by the coding sequence ATGAATGACATACTAGTGGCACTGGACAAAGTGCTCGAAGAACGAAGACAATCCGAACCGGAAAGCTCCTATGTATCCGGGCTCTATCATAAAGGCCTGAATAAGATACTGGAAAAAGTCGGAGAAGAAGCAACTGAAACCCTGCTGGCGGCAAAAGACGCCGAACTCAGTCAATCCTATGACGATGTGATCTATGAAACCGCAGATCTTTGGTTCCATAGCCTGGTCATGTTGCATAAGCTGGGACTGTCTTCCACGGATATAATGAAAGAACTAGAGCGGCGCTTTGATCTATCCGGTTTAGCCGAGAAAGAAAGTCGCTCAAAATAA